In Fluviicola taffensis DSM 16823, the following are encoded in one genomic region:
- a CDS encoding mevalonate kinase family protein, with protein sequence MESVHSKILVFGEYGVLHNGMALTIPFSKFSGKLCYPENVEESAIAVLSNKGIREFFKHILENHPDDTFKLNVNELSRELDKGLFFRSDIPQGFGLGSSGALVAAIFLRYLEKAGDFKDELKHLTMERIQSLKSSLGALEGHFHGKSSGIDPLSIIINKPLLLKANKEIVKVDIPVYNETGKNVLFLLNTGVARNSEKLIKKFNSACEKEGFQQKLETELIEYNNAGITDFLKGDTENFYLNLEKIVRFQLQEMDYLIPEKYQSIVQQGLDKKDYYLKICGAGGGGYMIGFTQNWEETQQLLKDEDLEVFYRF encoded by the coding sequence ATGGAAAGCGTTCATTCAAAAATTTTGGTATTTGGAGAATACGGTGTTTTACACAACGGTATGGCTCTGACAATTCCATTCAGTAAATTTTCAGGAAAACTGTGTTACCCTGAAAATGTAGAAGAAAGTGCCATTGCAGTATTATCTAACAAAGGTATCAGAGAATTCTTCAAGCATATTTTAGAAAATCACCCAGATGACACATTCAAATTGAATGTGAATGAGCTATCTCGAGAATTAGACAAAGGATTGTTTTTTAGGAGTGATATACCACAAGGTTTTGGCTTGGGAAGCTCTGGTGCGCTTGTTGCCGCAATATTCTTACGCTATCTCGAAAAAGCTGGTGATTTCAAAGACGAATTGAAACATTTAACAATGGAGCGCATTCAAAGCTTAAAAAGCTCTCTAGGCGCTTTGGAAGGACATTTTCATGGAAAGAGTTCAGGGATTGATCCATTGAGTATTATTATCAATAAACCATTATTATTAAAAGCCAACAAGGAAATTGTAAAGGTGGATATTCCTGTTTACAACGAAACTGGAAAGAACGTTCTGTTTCTGTTGAATACTGGAGTGGCTAGAAATTCAGAGAAGCTGATTAAAAAATTTAATAGTGCGTGCGAAAAAGAAGGCTTTCAGCAAAAATTGGAAACTGAATTAATTGAATACAATAACGCTGGAATTACTGATTTCTTGAAAGGAGATACCGAGAATTTTTATCTTAACCTGGAAAAAATAGTACGATTTCAATTACAGGAAATGGATTATCTAATTCCAGAAAAATACCAAAGCATTGTTCAGCAAGGTTTGGATAAGAAAGATTATTACTTGAAAATTTGTGGAGCTGGTGGTGGTGGATACATGATCGGATTTACGCAAAATTGGGAAGAAACACAGCAATTATTAAAAGACGAAGATTTAGAAGTCTTCTATAGATTTTAA
- a CDS encoding GYDIA family GHMP kinase has product MTVPENTIRTYKASGKLMLFGEYLVLNGSDCLAFPLKFGQTLSVTKSDELIWESYSKHGIWFSASMSSDFTILDTNNEEVAETLKQLFLVIRAEKPELDFNQRFKAEANFELNWGLGSSSTLISLLSQWSGVETKKLLDVSFGGSGYDVACATAEGPIIYANGKVKKEVHLPESITNKLLFIYLGNKQNSREEIKRFKKKEVTQDQVDTMDTIISNALQTDQIEVFEQQLDHSEELISSIIETNQLKQRLFADYPYSIKSLGAWGGDFFLATVRDLKTAKTYFEEKGYDTLFTYQEFIK; this is encoded by the coding sequence TTGACAGTTCCGGAAAATACAATAAGGACCTATAAGGCATCAGGAAAACTGATGCTTTTTGGCGAATACTTGGTTCTGAATGGATCAGACTGTCTGGCTTTTCCCCTAAAATTCGGGCAAACACTTTCAGTGACCAAGTCTGATGAACTCATCTGGGAAAGTTATTCGAAACACGGAATCTGGTTTTCTGCTTCTATGAGCAGCGATTTCACCATCTTGGATACCAATAACGAAGAAGTAGCAGAAACTTTGAAGCAGTTATTCCTGGTGATTCGAGCAGAAAAACCTGAGCTTGATTTCAACCAAAGGTTCAAAGCTGAAGCGAATTTCGAATTGAATTGGGGACTTGGTTCAAGTTCTACACTAATCAGCTTATTGAGCCAATGGTCGGGTGTAGAAACAAAGAAGCTTCTCGATGTGTCTTTTGGGGGATCGGGCTACGATGTAGCTTGTGCAACAGCAGAAGGCCCGATTATCTATGCGAATGGAAAAGTTAAAAAGGAAGTTCACCTTCCAGAGTCGATAACCAATAAACTATTGTTTATCTATTTGGGGAATAAACAGAACTCACGGGAAGAAATTAAGCGCTTTAAGAAAAAAGAAGTTACTCAAGATCAAGTCGACACCATGGATACGATCATCTCAAATGCCTTGCAAACGGATCAAATTGAGGTGTTTGAGCAACAATTGGATCATTCGGAAGAGTTAATTTCTTCCATTATAGAAACTAATCAATTAAAACAGCGTTTATTTGCCGATTATCCCTATAGCATCAAATCGCTTGGCGCCTGGGGAGGAGATTTTTTTCTTGCAACAGTTAGAGATCTAAAAACGGCAAAAACCTATTTTGAAGAAAAAGGATATGATACATTATTTACGTATCAAGAATTCATAAAATAA
- a CDS encoding polyprenyl synthetase family protein has translation MTTISTTIKQDLEIHRKAIIQFLETEALEGFPSNLADSTYHIMTLEGKRLRPIMVLMAAQGFGVTTEAAMSAAIAIEVFHNFTLVHDDIMDKALVRRGTITVHEKYGVDKAIVTGDAMLPHSMGLLIKGTEEKSAVLMKSFLKMAQEVMEGQQYDMEFETQEIVTVEEYMNMIRLKTSVLFGCACEIGAILGNASIEDQKKLYDFGLYTGLAFQIMDDYLDTFGDDTFGKRIGGDILLNKKTFLLINAMQNANGDQKARIAKLFDEKDEEAKISGFQDVFKEIGVAKIALDKMEELHDKSVEAVMSSGISEEDKRKLIELGEIMLSRTT, from the coding sequence ATGACAACAATATCAACAACAATCAAACAGGATTTAGAAATCCATAGAAAAGCGATTATCCAATTTTTGGAAACAGAAGCATTAGAAGGTTTTCCCAGTAACTTAGCTGACTCTACCTATCATATAATGACACTTGAGGGAAAGCGTTTGCGCCCTATTATGGTGTTAATGGCTGCTCAAGGGTTTGGTGTAACTACTGAAGCGGCTATGTCTGCCGCAATCGCCATTGAAGTATTCCATAATTTCACACTAGTGCACGACGATATCATGGATAAAGCTTTGGTACGCAGAGGTACGATTACTGTCCATGAAAAATACGGAGTAGATAAAGCCATTGTAACAGGAGATGCTATGTTACCCCATTCTATGGGTTTATTAATCAAAGGAACTGAAGAAAAGTCTGCAGTTTTAATGAAAAGTTTCCTGAAAATGGCTCAGGAAGTGATGGAGGGACAACAATATGATATGGAATTCGAAACGCAGGAAATTGTGACTGTGGAAGAATACATGAATATGATTCGTCTGAAAACATCTGTTCTATTTGGATGTGCTTGTGAGATAGGAGCTATTTTAGGTAATGCCTCAATCGAAGATCAGAAAAAACTATATGATTTTGGCCTTTATACTGGATTAGCATTCCAAATTATGGATGACTACCTGGATACATTCGGTGATGATACATTTGGAAAAAGAATCGGAGGTGATATCTTACTGAATAAAAAGACTTTCTTGTTAATCAACGCTATGCAAAATGCCAATGGGGATCAAAAAGCACGTATAGCGAAACTATTTGATGAAAAAGATGAAGAAGCGAAAATTAGTGGATTCCAGGATGTTTTTAAAGAAATCGGAGTAGCTAAAATTGCTTTGGATAAAATGGAAGAATTACATGATAAATCAGTAGAAGCTGTTATGTCATCTGGCATTTCTGAAGAAGATAAACGGAAATTGATTGAATTGGGTGAAATCATGCTTAGCAGAACAACTTGA
- a CDS encoding terpene cyclase/mutase family protein — protein MNFDQKAPSYFWDTCKFSSKNGQQSWDFELPEDLKGIIQSESDWDKPEGVAFLEAFDRAFIFDKKVNPNSADRVLRYSRNKQVGEPKISPSDDSLSLKERARISLLNGFSFYETLQEPDGNWAGDYGGPLFLIPGLVIASYITETPFEKPMQVLIKRNLWNHQNEDGGWGLHIEGHSTMFGTVMQYVTLRILGEDLSNPQMKRAQDWILRHGGAIKVPQWGKFYLSVLNVYDWKGNDALLPEMWKFPKWVPFHPGKYWCHNRMIFLPMTYCFGKKVKAELTPLVQELRKELYTADYDSINWKKARREACEIDIYHPVNKWYYRLSNIINGYERIHSNRFRKKALKYVEDYIDFEDTYTRYINIGPVNQAINSICVWHNHGRDSEQFKSHVKRWKDYLWIAEDGAKMSGYNGSQLWDTGFAGQALIEADMETDFPEMAEKIYRFIDSTQIERNAKDYSKYWGDVTLGCWPFSTIDHGWAITDCTSEGMKTAILYNSREHIQKKNHVHIERLKPAVDWLLKMQNKDGGWASYEKQRAPKWIEVLNPAMLFENIMTEATYTECSSATIQGLKEFTKEHDYRQEDIKRAIDRGAKFLESKQDPDGSWYGCWGVCYTYGTWFGIEGLLTAGHKHYENGTPSPEIQKACDFLLSKQRADGSWGESFQSCVEHRYVEHEDGQIVNTAWALLALMKAKHPNKAVIEKGIEFILSRQESTGDFPQEGVSGIFNGNCAITYTSYRNVFPLWAIGRYYKMN, from the coding sequence ATGAATTTTGATCAAAAAGCCCCCTCCTATTTTTGGGATACATGCAAGTTTTCTTCAAAAAACGGACAACAATCCTGGGATTTTGAACTTCCTGAAGATTTAAAAGGAATCATTCAATCAGAATCCGATTGGGATAAACCGGAAGGAGTAGCTTTTTTAGAGGCATTTGATCGTGCATTTATCTTTGACAAGAAAGTCAATCCAAATTCCGCTGACCGTGTATTGCGTTATTCACGTAATAAACAAGTTGGTGAACCAAAGATCAGTCCGTCAGATGATTCTCTTTCTCTCAAAGAAAGAGCTCGAATCAGCCTATTGAATGGTTTTTCATTTTATGAGACATTGCAGGAACCCGATGGAAATTGGGCTGGTGACTACGGTGGTCCGCTTTTTCTGATTCCCGGATTAGTCATAGCGTCTTATATTACCGAAACACCTTTTGAAAAACCGATGCAGGTTTTAATCAAGCGTAATTTATGGAATCACCAAAACGAAGACGGTGGTTGGGGATTACATATTGAAGGACATTCAACCATGTTCGGAACCGTCATGCAATATGTGACCTTACGCATTTTGGGAGAAGATCTTTCAAATCCTCAGATGAAACGGGCACAAGACTGGATTTTAAGACATGGTGGCGCTATTAAAGTTCCGCAGTGGGGTAAGTTCTACTTATCTGTCCTGAATGTCTATGATTGGAAAGGAAATGACGCCCTTTTACCTGAAATGTGGAAATTCCCAAAATGGGTTCCCTTCCACCCTGGAAAATACTGGTGTCACAACCGCATGATTTTCTTACCAATGACTTATTGCTTCGGTAAGAAAGTGAAGGCAGAACTGACGCCGTTGGTACAAGAACTAAGAAAAGAACTCTATACTGCAGATTACGATTCCATCAATTGGAAAAAAGCACGTCGAGAAGCCTGCGAAATTGATATCTATCATCCAGTTAACAAGTGGTATTACCGTTTGAGTAACATTATCAATGGATATGAGCGCATCCACTCGAACCGATTTCGGAAGAAGGCGCTCAAGTATGTGGAAGATTATATTGATTTTGAGGATACTTATACGCGATATATCAATATTGGTCCCGTAAATCAGGCCATCAACTCCATTTGTGTTTGGCATAATCACGGAAGAGATTCCGAACAATTCAAAAGTCACGTGAAGCGATGGAAAGATTATCTGTGGATTGCTGAAGACGGTGCTAAAATGAGTGGTTATAACGGATCGCAGTTATGGGATACCGGATTTGCTGGTCAAGCTTTAATTGAAGCTGATATGGAAACTGATTTTCCAGAAATGGCCGAGAAAATCTATCGTTTCATCGACAGCACACAGATTGAACGCAATGCGAAGGATTATTCCAAATACTGGGGTGATGTGACACTCGGGTGCTGGCCGTTTTCTACCATCGATCACGGATGGGCGATAACCGATTGTACGTCGGAGGGAATGAAAACTGCAATCTTGTACAACAGTAGAGAGCACATCCAAAAGAAAAATCACGTCCATATCGAGCGTTTAAAGCCCGCTGTTGATTGGTTGTTAAAGATGCAGAACAAAGACGGTGGTTGGGCTTCCTATGAAAAGCAAAGAGCCCCGAAATGGATTGAAGTCTTGAATCCGGCCATGTTATTCGAAAATATCATGACGGAAGCGACCTACACGGAATGTTCTTCTGCTACGATTCAGGGATTAAAGGAATTCACAAAAGAACACGATTATCGCCAAGAAGATATCAAAAGGGCTATCGATCGTGGAGCGAAATTTTTGGAATCCAAACAGGATCCCGATGGCTCCTGGTATGGCTGTTGGGGAGTATGTTACACCTATGGAACTTGGTTCGGTATCGAAGGTCTGTTAACCGCTGGTCATAAACATTACGAAAACGGGACACCTTCGCCAGAGATTCAAAAAGCGTGCGATTTCTTATTGAGTAAACAACGTGCTGATGGCAGTTGGGGAGAATCTTTTCAATCTTGTGTAGAACACCGATATGTTGAACACGAAGATGGTCAGATAGTCAATACGGCATGGGCACTTCTTGCTTTAATGAAAGCAAAACATCCAAATAAAGCTGTCATTGAAAAAGGAATCGAGTTTATCCTTTCCCGCCAGGAATCAACTGGTGATTTCCCTCAAGAAGGAGTTTCCGGGATTTTTAATGGAAACTGTGCGATTACGTATACTTCTTATCGAAACGTTTTTCCTTTGTGGGCGATTGGGAGATATTATAAAATGAATTAA
- a CDS encoding diphosphomevalonate/mevalonate 3,5-bisphosphate decarboxylase family protein, protein METDKELMNKVKVTWRCPSNIAIVKYWGKKGNQIPCNSSLSLTLSNSFTEVEAELSEKTSDEAVQLSYYFEGEINEQFSQRVAKFLFDNREYFPFIGENAITIQSSNSFPHSAGIASSASAFGAISLALLDIAYGIEGKEKDETFYMEASNLARLGSGSASRSMFPGFASWGTNDQIQNSSNEHAIEIKEVHPVFHNMKDAILIIEDEPKKVSSSVGHSLMNNHPYAENRFKQANERTAELVEILKAGDMEAFIHMCESEALTLHAMMMTSMDYYLLVKPGTITAIEKLMEFRKESKVPVCFTLDAGPNVHVLYPKAYEVQVEEFINNGLRDTYKKVIFDEEGSGPTKMNS, encoded by the coding sequence ATGGAAACAGATAAGGAACTGATGAATAAAGTAAAAGTAACGTGGCGCTGCCCGTCCAATATTGCTATTGTTAAATACTGGGGAAAAAAAGGGAATCAAATACCTTGTAATTCTTCGTTAAGTTTGACTTTGTCAAATTCATTTACAGAAGTTGAGGCCGAATTATCAGAAAAGACATCTGATGAAGCAGTTCAGTTATCCTACTACTTCGAAGGAGAAATAAATGAACAATTCAGTCAACGAGTTGCTAAATTTTTATTTGATAATCGTGAATACTTCCCATTTATAGGTGAAAATGCGATTACAATCCAATCCTCTAATAGTTTTCCTCATTCAGCTGGAATTGCTTCATCTGCATCTGCATTTGGCGCAATTTCTTTGGCCCTTTTGGATATCGCTTATGGCATAGAAGGAAAAGAGAAAGATGAAACTTTTTATATGGAGGCAAGTAATTTGGCCCGATTAGGAAGTGGAAGTGCATCACGCAGTATGTTTCCAGGATTTGCTTCTTGGGGAACCAATGATCAAATCCAAAACTCATCAAATGAGCATGCGATTGAAATAAAAGAGGTACATCCCGTATTTCATAACATGAAAGATGCCATTTTGATCATCGAAGATGAGCCTAAGAAAGTATCCAGTTCTGTTGGTCACTCCTTAATGAATAATCATCCTTATGCAGAAAATCGTTTCAAACAAGCAAATGAACGCACTGCTGAGCTAGTGGAGATTCTAAAGGCTGGAGACATGGAAGCATTTATTCACATGTGTGAATCAGAAGCATTGACATTACATGCCATGATGATGACGTCTATGGATTATTATTTATTGGTAAAACCCGGAACAATTACAGCCATTGAGAAATTGATGGAATTCCGTAAGGAAAGTAAGGTCCCTGTTTGTTTTACACTGGATGCAGGTCCGAATGTTCACGTTCTTTATCCGAAAGCGTATGAAGTACAGGTAGAAGAGTTTATCAATAACGGTTTACGTGATACCTATAAGAAAGTCATTTTCGACGAAGAAGGCAGTGGTCCAACAAAAATGAATAGTTAA